A genomic region of Bradyrhizobium sp. ORS 278 contains the following coding sequences:
- a CDS encoding MBOAT family protein, whose protein sequence is MLFNSFEFFAFYSIFLVTFFALPSRFQPFTMLIGSYIFYMGWRPSYALLLALTTIVDYTTGLMMQSARTEAGRRAAMITALSINLGILGTVKYLDFMISNVIGLAGLFGHQLPDYALGIVLPVGISFYTFQSIGYTLDVYNRRIQAERSFIIYAQYVAFFPQLVAGPIERAPHMLPQFRRTRSFSFENVPGGLWYIGYGLFKKVCVADVLSPVVSGIFANPQDYSGSYNLLAGLGFIVQVYCDFSGYSDIAVGVARIMGYDLMINFRQPFYSTSITDLWRKWNISLISWFRDYLYFPLGGNRGGELKTARNIMVVWLASGLWHGAAWTYVVWGGYYGFWLLAERWVRKTIDAERWLGRRLSAILGGVWAIAIFTVGEIIFRAPTLAGAWTMLKSFGHFGPLSYGTFKILGLPSFEMLMLAVSLIMLFVVDFFLAFRPGTLAALAKWPRLPVVTGVGLAYYILLFGVFGRIEFIYFQF, encoded by the coding sequence ATGTTGTTCAACTCGTTCGAGTTTTTTGCGTTCTATAGCATCTTTCTGGTGACGTTCTTTGCGCTGCCATCCCGTTTTCAGCCGTTCACGATGCTGATCGGAAGCTATATCTTTTACATGGGGTGGCGGCCGTCTTACGCCCTCCTGCTGGCGCTGACCACCATTGTGGACTACACGACCGGGCTGATGATGCAATCCGCTCGGACCGAAGCGGGGCGCCGGGCGGCGATGATCACGGCCCTGAGCATCAACCTTGGGATCCTTGGGACGGTCAAATATCTCGACTTCATGATCTCGAACGTGATCGGTCTTGCCGGCCTGTTCGGGCATCAATTGCCGGATTATGCCTTGGGCATCGTTCTGCCGGTCGGTATCTCGTTCTACACGTTCCAGTCGATCGGCTACACGCTTGACGTCTACAATCGTCGGATCCAAGCCGAGCGCAGCTTCATCATCTACGCGCAGTATGTCGCGTTTTTTCCGCAGCTCGTTGCCGGACCGATCGAGCGCGCGCCGCATATGCTGCCGCAGTTCCGTCGTACGCGCAGCTTCTCGTTCGAGAACGTGCCGGGCGGTCTATGGTACATCGGATACGGCTTGTTCAAGAAGGTTTGCGTGGCCGACGTCCTGTCGCCAGTCGTCAGCGGCATCTTCGCCAATCCGCAGGATTACTCCGGATCGTACAATCTGCTGGCGGGGCTCGGTTTCATCGTGCAGGTCTATTGCGACTTCTCGGGGTATTCGGACATCGCCGTCGGCGTCGCGAGAATCATGGGCTACGACCTGATGATCAACTTCCGGCAGCCGTTCTATTCCACCAGCATCACCGACCTATGGCGGAAGTGGAATATCTCACTGATCTCGTGGTTCAGGGACTATCTGTATTTTCCGCTCGGGGGCAATCGCGGCGGTGAGCTGAAGACGGCCCGGAACATCATGGTCGTCTGGCTCGCCAGCGGGCTTTGGCATGGCGCCGCCTGGACCTATGTGGTGTGGGGCGGCTACTATGGGTTCTGGCTGCTTGCGGAGCGCTGGGTCCGCAAGACCATCGACGCGGAGCGCTGGTTGGGGCGGCGGCTTTCGGCGATCCTCGGGGGTGTCTGGGCCATCGCGATCTTCACCGTCGGCGAGATCATCTTTCGCGCGCCGACGCTCGCCGGCGCCTGGACCATGCTGAAGAGCTTCGGTCATTTCGGACCGCTATCCTACGGCACGTTCAAGATCCTCGGCCTGCCGAGCTTCGAGATGTTGATGCTCGCAGTGTCGCTGATCATGCTGTTCGTGGTCGACTTTTTTCTGGCGTTTCGTCCGGGGACTTTGGCCGCACTGGCGAAGTGGCCGCGGCTGCCGGTCGTCACGGGCGTGGGTCTTGCTTACTACATTCTGCTCTTTGGCGTGTTTGGCCGGATCGAGTTCATCTATTTTCAGTTCTAG
- a CDS encoding peptidylprolyl isomerase, protein MMIDTILLSDIARERKIVDEADIARRTTFARNQGLMTQLLREVGQRAVSEETVRKAYEDVVLKAASEQTEVHLRHLVFLTKDAPDDAARKAIEARAQAALERLKKGEDFAAVATETSDDPVTKSRGGDFGWRIRPELSKEYADAAFEMKNGDISPLIKTGVGLHIIKLEDRRTRRPPEFDTVRERVAAMVSATAQIELVDKARAAAKIERFDGGASIAPTAQPSKK, encoded by the coding sequence ATGATGATCGACACCATCCTGCTGTCCGACATTGCCCGCGAACGCAAGATCGTCGACGAAGCCGACATCGCGCGCCGGACGACTTTCGCTCGCAATCAGGGACTGATGACGCAACTCCTGCGCGAGGTGGGCCAGCGCGCCGTGAGCGAGGAGACGGTCCGCAAGGCCTATGAGGACGTGGTCCTGAAGGCGGCGAGCGAGCAGACCGAAGTCCACCTGCGTCATCTCGTGTTCCTGACGAAGGATGCTCCCGACGATGCGGCACGGAAAGCCATCGAGGCACGTGCCCAAGCTGCGCTCGAGCGGCTCAAGAAGGGCGAAGACTTCGCGGCTGTCGCCACTGAAACCTCGGATGATCCCGTCACGAAATCACGCGGCGGCGACTTCGGCTGGAGAATCCGACCCGAGCTCAGCAAGGAATACGCGGATGCAGCCTTCGAAATGAAAAATGGCGACATTTCGCCGCTGATCAAGACCGGCGTTGGACTGCACATCATCAAGCTCGAGGATCGCCGCACCCGACGGCCACCTGAATTCGACACGGTGCGCGAGCGGGTCGCGGCGATGGTCTCGGCGACAGCTCAGATCGAACTGGTCGACAAGGCGCGTGCTGCCGCCAAAATCGAACGCTTTGACGGAGGCGCTTCGATTGCGCCGACGGCGCAGCCCAGCAAGAAGTGA
- a CDS encoding glycosyl hydrolase family 28-related protein produces MRHLGAVVALQLITLFPLSAQPMIFWFNDPVGPDDTVIVEGSDLDEITSASIRSISDQPAEQTARPELALELLQRQKTSLKFIVPKDLGEGTYRFSLNAPAGTIDGRLNVPTVYWTQGSLGREVAPGGRLDIFGRNIVRRPERTRLLMIADEGGTTVTTSLLKGGLWRGSFRVPEAVPNGRYQLRLFNGDGADQDGVDAGSITLRSLDPKRAPSFDIRAYGGNGDGRADSSRAMRAALAAAAESGGGTVYIPRGRYLMSETIVIPPGVTLKGEGIDLVNLVWPDFPVPPPSLIQGQFRFAIEDLTIYASNHLHVISGGFVFRDTIVSNAGDIAVRRVRIRASAYRGQQDLETTIARMREFRQLFPGGGPDTIRLTGNRLEVVDCDILGTGNSIHLISASDAVISHNVLYNGRDGNYALRGSRRVIFEGNTVIGADLQATGGGITTLTRSATGSANIFIGGNTFKFIHGWDREAATSDGPGGYYHGHALSKAPNLIELQDDASPSSATADWTGALLMVMNGPGEGQYAHIASFHRGSPGGSVNLDEPLRYPLDATSEIVVVQGHENYLVVDNVFEDTGVSAQCFGTGLGHIFAGNRSNRTSGFAVVGLSYGQPQACWRVQILDNETDEGNVYRAGPDRDVFSNEAMIFVRANQTATGAGRPPLVRGVIIRNNRMRHDAQIRIEGFSTASPGIRDVVVEGNAIGPSRVGLTVDRGVADWLARRNLIAPRIQK; encoded by the coding sequence ATGCGACATCTTGGGGCTGTTGTTGCTCTGCAGCTCATCACGTTATTCCCGTTGAGCGCTCAGCCGATGATATTCTGGTTCAACGATCCCGTCGGGCCGGACGACACCGTTATTGTCGAAGGATCGGACCTCGACGAGATCACATCAGCCAGCATCCGCAGCATCTCGGATCAGCCCGCCGAGCAGACGGCTCGTCCCGAGCTCGCGCTCGAACTGCTGCAGAGGCAGAAGACGTCATTGAAATTCATTGTCCCAAAGGATCTGGGCGAAGGTACCTATCGCTTCTCACTCAATGCACCTGCGGGTACGATCGACGGCCGCCTCAATGTGCCGACGGTTTACTGGACGCAAGGCAGCCTCGGCCGCGAAGTCGCACCGGGCGGGCGGCTCGACATCTTCGGCCGAAACATCGTCCGTCGGCCGGAGCGTACGCGTCTGCTCATGATCGCGGACGAAGGCGGCACGACCGTCACGACGTCGCTGCTGAAAGGCGGGCTGTGGCGCGGCTCCTTCCGTGTGCCCGAGGCGGTACCAAACGGACGCTACCAACTCCGGCTTTTCAACGGAGACGGAGCAGACCAGGACGGGGTGGACGCAGGCTCCATCACTTTACGAAGCCTCGATCCGAAGCGAGCGCCGTCGTTCGACATTCGGGCCTATGGTGGCAATGGCGACGGCCGCGCCGACTCGTCCCGCGCGATGCGCGCGGCGCTCGCCGCAGCGGCGGAGTCCGGCGGGGGAACGGTCTATATCCCGCGCGGTCGCTATTTGATGTCGGAGACTATCGTCATCCCGCCCGGAGTCACGTTGAAGGGCGAAGGCATCGACCTCGTCAATCTGGTTTGGCCGGACTTTCCCGTTCCGCCTCCCTCGCTGATCCAGGGCCAGTTCCGCTTTGCGATCGAGGACCTCACCATCTATGCCTCGAACCATCTTCACGTAATCAGCGGCGGCTTCGTGTTCAGGGACACGATCGTTTCGAATGCCGGCGACATCGCCGTCAGACGCGTGCGCATACGCGCCTCGGCTTACCGAGGTCAACAGGATCTGGAAACGACCATCGCACGCATGCGCGAGTTTCGGCAGCTGTTTCCCGGTGGAGGCCCTGACACCATCCGCTTGACCGGCAACCGGCTCGAAGTCGTCGATTGCGATATCCTCGGCACCGGGAATTCCATCCACCTGATCAGCGCCAGCGACGCCGTGATATCCCACAACGTCCTGTATAACGGCCGCGACGGCAACTACGCCCTGCGCGGATCGCGCCGGGTCATCTTTGAAGGCAATACCGTCATCGGCGCGGATCTGCAGGCAACGGGAGGAGGCATCACGACCTTGACCCGTTCTGCAACCGGTTCCGCGAACATCTTCATCGGCGGCAATACATTCAAGTTCATTCATGGCTGGGACCGCGAGGCGGCGACATCGGACGGTCCCGGCGGGTACTATCATGGTCACGCCCTCAGCAAAGCTCCGAACCTGATTGAGCTGCAGGATGACGCATCGCCCTCCAGCGCAACAGCCGATTGGACCGGCGCACTCCTAATGGTCATGAACGGCCCTGGCGAGGGACAATACGCCCACATTGCATCCTTTCATCGTGGCTCGCCTGGCGGTAGCGTGAATCTTGACGAACCCCTTCGGTATCCGCTGGATGCAACATCCGAGATCGTCGTCGTTCAGGGCCACGAGAACTATTTGGTCGTTGACAACGTCTTCGAAGACACCGGAGTCTCCGCGCAATGCTTCGGCACCGGCCTTGGCCACATCTTCGCTGGCAATCGCTCCAACCGCACGAGCGGCTTCGCCGTCGTGGGCCTGTCCTATGGCCAGCCACAGGCATGCTGGCGCGTGCAGATTCTCGATAATGAGACCGATGAGGGAAATGTCTATCGAGCGGGCCCCGACCGAGATGTCTTCTCGAACGAAGCGATGATCTTCGTGCGCGCCAATCAGACCGCCACCGGGGCGGGCCGCCCGCCGCTGGTCCGCGGCGTCATCATCCGAAACAATCGTATGCGCCACGATGCCCAGATCAGAATCGAGGGATTTTCGACAGCCTCCCCCGGTATCCGCGACGTCGTGGTCGAAGGCAACGCCATCGGGCCATCGCGCGTCGGGCTGACCGTCGACCGCGGCGTGGCTGACTGGCTTGCACGCCGAAATCTCATTGCGCCACGAATCCAGAAATGA
- a CDS encoding carbamoyltransferase C-terminal domain-containing protein: MSAILGLNINHPDASAALILDGRVVAAVMEERFGQRIKHDPSFPEHAIRSVLAIGGISAAELDYIAVARDTSQNRAAKISYVLQNPISGGMAAFEHFRRARSDLGVEAQVALACGLAPDALKARLVNVEHHLSHIASAYYCSPFDGLTAGFSYDGSGDFVSAMAARCEGSRIEVLDRVRLPSSLGFFYTACCQFIGFDQFGEEYKVMGLAPYGEDRFAEAMRKLVVTHDDAWFSLADGFFGMHRGGHDAKLDGDNRMKMLRLYSDRWRDLFGEPRSRTEALSQRDMDIARSCQVRFEEIALHCFNRLQHLVPTSQIAYAGGCALNGVMNARLLRETAFDRAYMQPASSDDGLSVGAALWTWHNVAGGGERFHMQHAYWGPDHSQAAMLRAAEATGAPMRELPLVQVPQAVARLIHAGLVVGWYQGRSEWGPRALGNRSILADPTKADMKDIINAKIKRRESFRPFAPSVLRSAVTTYFEQDVFSPFMMHVVKLKPEWRPRLPAITHVDGTGRLQSIDRDTNPLYYSVIECFGQLSGVPIVLNTSFNENEPIVDTPQQAADCFMRTGLDALCLGPYLLVKGEHLHELANACMESSVALPS, encoded by the coding sequence ATGAGCGCGATTCTGGGGCTCAACATCAATCATCCCGATGCGTCCGCTGCTCTCATTCTGGACGGACGGGTCGTGGCCGCCGTCATGGAAGAGCGCTTCGGCCAAAGGATCAAGCACGACCCTTCCTTTCCCGAGCACGCGATCCGTTCCGTTCTGGCGATCGGGGGCATCTCGGCAGCGGAGCTCGACTATATCGCAGTCGCCCGCGACACCAGCCAGAACCGCGCAGCCAAGATCTCCTATGTCCTGCAGAACCCGATTTCGGGCGGTATGGCTGCGTTCGAGCATTTCCGACGCGCCCGCTCGGACCTCGGTGTCGAGGCTCAGGTGGCACTGGCCTGCGGCCTCGCTCCGGACGCATTGAAAGCGAGGCTCGTGAACGTCGAGCACCATCTCTCGCACATCGCCAGCGCTTATTATTGCTCGCCATTCGACGGCCTCACCGCCGGATTTTCTTATGACGGCAGCGGCGACTTCGTCAGCGCCATGGCCGCCCGCTGCGAAGGATCACGCATCGAGGTACTCGATCGCGTACGACTGCCCTCCAGCCTCGGCTTCTTCTACACGGCTTGTTGCCAGTTCATCGGGTTTGATCAATTCGGCGAGGAATACAAGGTCATGGGCCTCGCCCCCTATGGTGAGGATCGTTTCGCCGAAGCGATGCGCAAGCTCGTCGTCACGCATGACGATGCCTGGTTCAGCCTCGCCGACGGTTTCTTCGGCATGCACCGCGGCGGACACGATGCCAAGCTCGACGGCGACAACAGGATGAAGATGCTTCGTCTCTATTCGGACCGCTGGCGCGATCTGTTCGGCGAGCCACGCAGCCGCACCGAGGCGCTGTCGCAACGTGACATGGACATCGCTCGCTCGTGCCAGGTCCGGTTCGAGGAAATCGCCCTGCACTGCTTCAATCGGCTGCAACACTTGGTGCCGACTAGCCAGATCGCCTATGCGGGAGGCTGCGCACTGAACGGCGTGATGAACGCCCGGCTGCTGCGTGAGACCGCGTTCGATCGGGCCTACATGCAACCGGCTTCCTCGGACGACGGTCTCTCCGTCGGCGCGGCGCTGTGGACGTGGCATAACGTCGCCGGCGGCGGCGAGCGCTTCCACATGCAGCATGCCTATTGGGGCCCGGACCATTCGCAAGCTGCAATGCTGCGCGCCGCTGAGGCGACGGGAGCGCCGATGCGGGAATTGCCTCTCGTGCAGGTACCGCAGGCCGTCGCGCGCCTGATCCATGCGGGACTCGTGGTCGGCTGGTATCAGGGCCGGTCCGAATGGGGTCCTCGTGCACTCGGTAATCGATCGATCCTCGCCGACCCCACCAAGGCCGACATGAAGGACATCATCAACGCCAAGATCAAGCGCCGCGAGAGCTTCCGGCCGTTTGCGCCCTCGGTATTGCGCTCGGCAGTCACGACCTATTTCGAGCAGGACGTCTTCAGCCCATTCATGATGCACGTCGTCAAGCTGAAGCCTGAATGGCGGCCCCGCCTGCCGGCGATCACGCATGTGGACGGCACGGGACGGTTGCAGAGCATCGATCGCGACACCAATCCGCTCTACTACAGCGTCATCGAGTGTTTCGGTCAGCTATCCGGCGTACCGATCGTGCTGAACACCAGCTTCAACGAAAACGAGCCGATCGTCGACACGCCCCAGCAGGCCGCCGACTGCTTCATGCGCACGGGTCTCGATGCGCTCTGTCTCGGTCCCTACCTGCTGGTCAAGGGCGAGCATCTGCATGAGCTTGCCAACGCGTGCATGGAAAGTTCGGTCGCCCTGCCCTCATAG
- a CDS encoding bifunctional 2-polyprenyl-6-hydroxyphenol methylase/3-demethylubiquinol 3-O-methyltransferase UbiG → MVNVLERAGSTRQSALQPVLRTRSVCPLCKSPRLAEALRLDGFRIVKCEACEFMFTQDVMAPEAITDFYVDGYHDARHAAGQRVNASINMSVLDSLGVDVRGKAALDIGAGFGFLLARLRQRGAQHCLGVELSRAQRRYASDTLGLEVAAGLMELRASEQFDIIMLFEVIEHIPEPAEFIQSILPVLKPGGSLIVGTDNFTSAAVQTLAAGFPKWIPHEHVSFFSPQTLTALLARSPDLRLVDTRSFTTWEMLARSLLCRLTSGRRGGVVYDYEADQRQDAQRKYRLFTLRLAINQLWFRLAHRRDLGGAMMYLHMRKS, encoded by the coding sequence ATGGTCAATGTGCTCGAGCGCGCAGGAAGCACGCGCCAATCCGCTCTGCAGCCGGTGCTACGGACCCGCAGCGTTTGCCCGCTGTGCAAAAGTCCACGTCTGGCCGAGGCGCTTCGTCTCGATGGGTTTCGCATCGTCAAATGCGAGGCCTGCGAGTTCATGTTTACGCAAGATGTGATGGCGCCCGAAGCGATCACGGACTTCTATGTCGATGGCTATCATGACGCTCGCCATGCTGCTGGTCAGCGCGTCAACGCCAGCATCAATATGAGCGTCCTGGACAGCCTTGGTGTCGACGTTCGCGGCAAAGCCGCTCTCGACATTGGTGCGGGGTTCGGCTTTCTCCTCGCACGTCTTCGCCAACGCGGCGCGCAACATTGCCTCGGTGTGGAGCTGTCACGAGCCCAGCGACGGTATGCCAGTGATACGCTTGGCCTCGAGGTCGCGGCTGGACTGATGGAGCTGCGAGCTTCGGAGCAGTTCGATATCATCATGCTGTTCGAAGTGATCGAGCACATCCCGGAACCGGCCGAGTTCATCCAGTCGATCCTGCCTGTCCTGAAGCCGGGAGGATCGTTGATCGTCGGAACGGACAACTTCACGTCAGCTGCCGTCCAGACGCTGGCTGCAGGGTTCCCAAAATGGATTCCGCACGAGCATGTCAGCTTCTTTTCGCCCCAAACGCTCACCGCATTGTTGGCGCGCAGTCCCGATCTGCGGCTGGTCGACACCCGCTCCTTCACCACCTGGGAGATGCTGGCGCGCTCGCTGCTCTGCCGACTGACATCCGGACGACGAGGGGGTGTGGTCTATGATTATGAAGCGGACCAGAGGCAGGACGCGCAACGCAAGTATCGCCTCTTTACACTTCGTCTCGCGATCAACCAGTTGTGGTTCCGTCTCGCGCACCGGCGTGATCTCGGCGGCGCGATGATGTATCTGCACATGCGAAAAAGCTGA
- a CDS encoding glycosyltransferase family 2 protein: MTLAVVILTHNEERHIVRALASVAKIATEIFVIDSFSSDRTVELARVTGAIVLQNKFINYARQFQWALDNAPITAAWVMRLDADEIIEGDLAARIKTELPRLPEDVVGINLKRKHIFQGRWIRHGGRYPLILLRIWRRDHGRIENRWMDEHMLLWGGRTVTFEGGFSDHNLNDLTFFTEKHNKYATREAVDVINQRRRLFPSDTALPAEGSRQAAIKRWVKETIYNNIPYPISTTAYFLYRMIFQLGFLDGKEGLVYHTLQGFWYRFLVGAKVSEIEAAIRGLKDPAAIRGELRRLTGLAIDP, translated from the coding sequence ATGACGCTTGCCGTCGTCATCCTGACGCACAACGAAGAGCGCCACATTGTCAGGGCGCTCGCTTCGGTCGCAAAGATTGCGACCGAGATCTTCGTGATCGACAGCTTCTCCAGCGATCGCACCGTCGAGCTTGCGAGGGTAACCGGTGCAATCGTGCTGCAGAACAAGTTCATCAACTATGCCAGGCAGTTCCAGTGGGCCCTGGACAACGCGCCGATCACTGCGGCATGGGTGATGCGCCTCGATGCCGATGAAATCATCGAAGGTGATCTCGCGGCCCGCATCAAGACCGAGCTGCCGCGGCTTCCCGAGGATGTCGTCGGTATCAATCTCAAACGGAAACATATCTTCCAGGGGAGGTGGATCCGCCATGGCGGGCGATATCCGCTGATACTTCTCCGAATCTGGCGCAGGGATCATGGACGGATCGAGAATCGCTGGATGGATGAGCACATGCTGCTCTGGGGCGGACGCACCGTCACATTCGAAGGTGGGTTCTCCGACCACAACCTCAATGATCTCACTTTCTTCACCGAAAAGCACAACAAATACGCGACGCGAGAGGCTGTCGACGTCATCAACCAGCGTCGCCGTCTGTTTCCGAGCGACACAGCCCTGCCCGCTGAAGGGTCTCGACAGGCAGCGATCAAACGCTGGGTCAAAGAGACGATCTACAACAATATTCCATACCCGATCAGCACCACTGCCTATTTCCTCTATCGCATGATCTTCCAGCTCGGCTTCCTCGACGGCAAGGAAGGGCTCGTGTATCATACGCTTCAGGGGTTTTGGTACCGCTTTCTCGTGGGCGCCAAGGTCTCGGAGATCGAGGCTGCCATCCGCGGTCTCAAGGATCCCGCAGCGATCCGCGGCGAGTTGCGGCGCCTGACCGGTCTCGCGATCGACCCCTGA
- a CDS encoding substrate-binding domain-containing protein gives MRNLNAIIMGSAAFACAAVASNSAHAGSYAFGAGATFPSIAYRQLMDCLYNQVQGSAGLPGPLAKATACTGFNGSGFGGGILYAPTGSGNGKLVLRTNDKASITTPSSSNTVPYTDSTIGVNTISDYDGVQFAGSDDVATASDIAAWNAAGNPAKFGNMITIPALVGPVAIGFNGKDGAGAALNILPATPAGGSSGLNLSRNALCGIVSGHITKWNNPILTALNGGVLGTGNITFVHRTDGSGTTFLFSNALATQCQFEIGPNNETDTTTVSYALPWTDRSGACPRPVARGANQLNWPDQFTTDQCGTVISNPGGGTFAGGSGSSGVVSAVTSTNGAMGYASADFWLPVKTNGLKTANLQAQWDITNNTGKFQPPTPAGASNAMASAVPQFSAATRTNPLAWSLQGVVPNPVLPDSYPISGFTWIHMYQCYANHANGNNGFIWFRTWLDYLYGSNNAKDILEANGFAKVPSAWLIETYTLLSDPAVGPAQTGNGGCATIAGAY, from the coding sequence ATGCGCAACTTAAATGCTATTATCATGGGCTCGGCTGCGTTTGCGTGCGCCGCCGTTGCCTCGAACTCGGCACATGCCGGGTCGTACGCCTTCGGCGCCGGCGCGACGTTCCCCTCGATCGCTTATCGCCAGCTGATGGATTGTTTGTACAATCAGGTGCAGGGTAGCGCTGGATTGCCGGGACCGCTGGCCAAGGCGACGGCCTGCACCGGCTTCAATGGCAGCGGCTTTGGCGGCGGCATCCTCTATGCTCCGACCGGCTCGGGCAACGGCAAGCTGGTTCTGCGTACCAACGACAAGGCCAGCATCACGACGCCGTCGTCGTCGAACACCGTTCCCTACACCGACTCGACGATCGGTGTGAACACGATCAGCGACTATGATGGTGTGCAGTTCGCCGGCAGCGACGACGTCGCGACCGCGAGCGATATCGCCGCCTGGAACGCCGCCGGCAACCCGGCCAAGTTCGGCAACATGATCACGATCCCGGCGCTGGTCGGTCCGGTTGCGATCGGCTTCAACGGCAAGGACGGAGCGGGCGCTGCGCTCAACATTCTGCCTGCGACGCCGGCCGGCGGCAGCAGTGGCCTCAACCTGTCGCGCAACGCGCTGTGCGGCATTGTGTCCGGCCACATCACGAAGTGGAACAACCCGATCCTGACGGCGCTCAACGGCGGCGTGCTCGGCACCGGCAACATCACCTTCGTGCACCGCACCGACGGCAGCGGCACCACCTTCCTGTTCTCGAATGCGCTCGCCACCCAGTGCCAGTTCGAGATCGGCCCCAACAACGAGACCGACACGACCACGGTCTCCTACGCTCTGCCCTGGACCGACCGCTCGGGCGCATGCCCGCGTCCGGTCGCCCGCGGCGCCAACCAGCTGAACTGGCCGGATCAATTCACGACCGATCAGTGCGGCACCGTAATCTCCAACCCGGGCGGCGGCACGTTCGCTGGCGGATCTGGCAGCAGCGGCGTGGTTTCGGCCGTGACGTCCACCAATGGCGCCATGGGCTATGCCTCCGCGGATTTCTGGTTGCCAGTCAAGACCAATGGCTTGAAGACGGCGAACCTGCAGGCACAGTGGGATATCACGAACAATACCGGCAAGTTCCAGCCGCCAACGCCGGCGGGTGCTTCCAACGCCATGGCCTCGGCTGTTCCGCAGTTCTCGGCCGCGACCCGCACCAATCCGCTGGCCTGGAGCCTCCAGGGCGTCGTCCCGAACCCGGTGCTGCCCGACTCCTATCCGATCTCGGGCTTCACCTGGATTCACATGTACCAGTGCTACGCGAACCACGCCAACGGCAACAACGGCTTCATCTGGTTCCGCACCTGGCTGGACTATCTCTACGGCAGCAATAACGCCAAGGACATTCTTGAAGCCAACGGCTTTGCGAAGGTGCCGTCGGCGTGGCTGATCGAGACCTACACGCTGCTGAGCGACCCGGCCGTCGGTCCGGCTCAGACCGGCAATGGTGGCTGCGCCACGATCGCGGGTGCGTACTGA